Genomic DNA from Pelosinus sp. UFO1:
GAAGGAAAAATCGACGGTTTCTGTTTTGCATCGTTAAACAAAGCGGCACTAAAGTCGGGAGGTCATATGTTTGAAAGTGAGCAAATGCTTTTTGCCCAACACTTTAATTGGACTGAACCCTTTGGTGAAGTCAATGTACTAGATAATGTATGGACGACACGGGTGACAAGCCATATTCCTGTAAAAGAAATTAGTAATAGTTTGACGATAGAGAATGTCATGCGGGCAATCAAGTTGGCGACTAAAACGCTAACTCGTGCAGGAATCCAGAATCCAAGGCTGGGTATAGCGGCTCTTAATCCCCATGGCGGCGAAAATGGACTATGTGGCACAGAGGAGATTGATGTAATAATTCCCGCTATGGAACAGGCTCGCCAGGAAAAAATCAATGTTTTAGGTCCATTTCCTGCAGATATTTTATTTATTAAAGCTTTCGATGATCAATTTGATGCAGCCGTTACCATGTACCATGATCAGGGGCAGATTGCATTAAAGTTAAGAGGTTTCGAATTTGGCATCACTATCGCCGCAGGATTCCCAGCGCCAATTGTAACACCAGCTCACGGTACCGCTTA
This window encodes:
- a CDS encoding 4-hydroxythreonine-4-phosphate dehydrogenase PdxA, producing the protein MTRTYNEKPVLGITLGDAAGVGPEIVAKVIAKGVLETCCRPVIIGDERVLKMGMKVAKVDFPYTIIENIEETTGEGIWILDQKDVNPEEIRIGEVNPICGKAAGDALIMAVNLYKEGKIDGFCFASLNKAALKSGGHMFESEQMLFAQHFNWTEPFGEVNVLDNVWTTRVTSHIPVKEISNSLTIENVMRAIKLATKTLTRAGIQNPRLGIAALNPHGGENGLCGTEEIDVIIPAMEQARQEKINVLGPFPADILFIKAFDDQFDAAVTMYHDQGQIALKLRGFEFGITIAAGFPAPIVTPAHGTAYDIAGKGIANTGAFENAVKMAARIALCDKKVLVSQ